A single window of Vigna unguiculata cultivar IT97K-499-35 chromosome 1, ASM411807v1, whole genome shotgun sequence DNA harbors:
- the LOC114179185 gene encoding BRO1 domain-containing protein BROX homolog — translation MGCTYSVYRKKKTNFPEVVVFVPSTRIPVQSDLQRVLKGVIPRDLADKLTSLRNQIVLVAEDTGGSAISELRRALNEYLSLLIGLTKKEYGLEGLIDFKWKNLEDGKQDSSVANTWFEVLSAVHLMAMLTLSEADSMMIPKDSSGSGFRVVSSDSKREAIDLLLKASGYLEFCLRDILTRIPPEMRNTFPHDLQEGVLEAIAIQTLGQGTEIQLGLAVECQKATLSVKRRLACEQLIYFSQAYHCLLGCDTNQGSGRKHLRFIKWKFLEAKAAAYYYHGLILDKGNEPNSSIGAVSCFLAAEELLAESKKASLSFCLAAPVTRVPPLWGAMKFLHQKIPEVASRKSQMYGYLWEQEKGLQSLPDLPEFQLSLRPDDYELPEIDPAWDSRNWESLGQPLKEHLIDSDENPTD, via the exons ATGGGGTGCACTTACTCTGTGTATAGGAAAAAAAAGACAAACTTTCCTGAAGTTGTGGTGTTTGTTCCATCAACAAGAATTCCGGTGCAATCTGATCTTCAAAGGGTGCTCAAGGGAGTAATTCCACGGGATCTTGCTGATAAATTGACCTCACTAAGGAATCAGATAGTGTTGGTAGCAGAGGATACCG GTGGATCAGCTATATCTGAATTGCGGCGAGCTTTGAATGAGTACTTGTCTCTTCTGATTGGACTTACAAAGAAAG AGTATGGTCTTGAAGGACTAATAGATTTCAAATGGAAAAATTTAGAAGATGGGAAACAA GATAGCAGTGTAGCAAATACCTGGTTTGAGGTGTTGTCTGCAGTGCACCTTATGGCTATGCTCACACTGTCTGAGGCTGACTCAATGATGATTCCAAAGGACTCGTCAGGCTCTGGATTCAGGGTTGTATCTTCAG ATAGCAAGAGGGAAGCAATTGATTTGTTGCTGAAGGCCTCAGGATACCTGGAGTTCTGTTTAAGGGACATTCTAACTAGGATACCCCCTGAAATGAG GAATACTTTTCCCCACGACTTACAGGAGGGTGTGTTGGAGGCTATTGCTATTCAAACACTTGGCCAG GGAACGGAGATTCAACTTGGTCTTGCTGTGGAATGTCAGAAGGCAACTTTGTCTGTGAAGAGGAGATTGGCATGTGAACAGCTGATATACTTTAGTCAG GCTTATCACTGCTTGTTAGGATGCGACACCAACCAAGGGAGTGGAAGAAAGCATCTCCGATTCATCAAATGGAAATTTCTTGAAGCCAAG GCTGCAGCCTACTACTACCATGGTCTGATCCTTGACAAGGGTAATGAACCAAACAGTTCCATTGGTGCTGTGTCTTGTTTTCTTGCTGCAGAAGAGCTTCTGGCTGAAAGCAAGAAGGCCAGTTTAAGCTTTTGCCTCGCAGCTCCAGTTACAAG GGTTCCTCCACTCTGGGGTGCTATGAAATTTTTACACCAGAAAATTCCTGAAGTGGCATCAAGGAAGTCCCAGATGTATGGCTACCTTTGGGAGCAAGAGAA GGGTCTTCAATCATTGCCAGATCTTCCTGAGTTCCAATTATCATTACGTCCAGATGACTATGAACTTCCTGAAATTGATCCTGCATGGGATAGTAGAAACTGGGAATCTCTAGGACAGCCATTGAAGGAGCACCTTATAGATAGTGATGAGAATCCAACTGATTGA
- the LOC114189561 gene encoding uncharacterized protein LOC114189561, protein MVHNPSIYSINSFDALSHMFSTHFVGSRPHQTTTISLLGIRQEQGEPLRAFIDRFSKAALRTPHLNQEMIHQCMALTLQPGPFANNVYLHPLASMHELKLCAADYVRMEEMQTLHTKFCNDFATTSANPTPQPPRPDTRTREPCQPRFTRYAPLTVARSRLLDEALQADLIPPLRKTTTPPNADMTKYCRYHPNHGHTTEDCKAL, encoded by the coding sequence atggttcacaacccttccatCTACTCCATCAACAGCTTCGACGCCCTCTCCCATATGTTTTCCACCCATTTCGTCGGCAGCCGACCACATCAAACCACCACGATCTCCCTCCTAGGCATCAGGCAGGAACAAGGTGAACCGCTCAGAgcattcatcgatcgcttcagcAAAGCAGCTCTTCGTACCCCGCACCTCAACCAGGAAATGATCCACCAATGTATGGCGCTCACCttacaacccggccccttcgccaacaatgtctacctccacccactcGCCTCTATGCACGAACTTAAGTTGTGTGCGGCCGACTACgttcgcatggaggaaatgcagaccctccacaccaaattctgcaatgacttTGCCACTACATccgccaaccccaccccacaacccCCTCGCCCGGACACCCGCACACGCGAGCCTTGCCAACCCCGTTTTACTAGATATGCTCCCCTCACTGTAGCCCGATCCCGCCTCCTTGATGAGGCCCTACAAGCTGACCTCATTCCACCACTACGTAAGACAACTACTCCCCCTAACGCAGATATGACCAAGTATTGCCGCTACCACCccaaccatggccacactacagaagacTGCAAAGCACTCTAG